The DNA window CGCGCGTGCCCTTCGGCGCCTGCGCGCGGGCGCGCTGGTAGGCGAGGGTTAAGTGGATGCTGTCGGCAACGGCAATCGCCATCACCACGACGGGCAGGGCCGTGGTGATGAGGTAGTATTTCGACCCGAAAAGGCCGATCGCCCCGACCGCACTGAGGGCCGAGCCGATCACGACCACGATCGGACCGATGATTGCCCGCGCGCGCCGCAACGCCAACAGCAGGAACAGGCCGATCACCACGAAGGCGGCGGGAAGGAAGATCCGCGTGTCGCCCGCGATGTGCTCGGCCAGCCGCGCGTTCATCGTCGCCACGCCCGACTGGTGCACGCTCACCCCCGGTGGCGCGAGGTCCTGCGCGAGATCGCGCATCGCGGCGGTCACCTCTTCGGCACGGTTGGGATCGGTGACGGGGACGATCACCATCAGCGCGTCCTCGTTTTCCGAAACGAGCGTCCGGGCGAGCGCCGGCATCTGCCGGTAGAGTTCGAGCGAGGCCTGCGGGTCGACTGCGTAAGGGTCGATGATTTCGGGCGCTTCGAGATCGCCTGCAGCCGTGGCAAGAATCGCATTTTCCGATCCGATGCTGATGACGCCCGGCTCCACGCCCTCGAGCGCGGCGACCTCGTCGGTGAAGCGGTCGACCGCAGCGAGAGTCGGCGCGTTGAAGGCGCTGGTGCCCGGCTCCTCGGCGAACACCACGATCGCCGGGTCTTCCAGTCCGAAGGTTTCGCGTGCCAGTTCGCGCGCCTGCCACGCCGGGTGATCGTGGCTCACGAAGGCATCGACCGAGGGATCGCGCTCGAGCCAGGCGAGGCCCGCAGCGAACAGGGCGACCGGCAGCAGGCCGATGAATGTCGTCAGCCACGGCAGGTCGACGATCATCCCCGACAGGGTCGGCCATTCGATCTCGGGGAACCCCGCGTCCATGATCGCGCTCCGCCGGGCATCGAGGCGTGCTTCGTCGGGGCGGTCCGGATCGGGCATCTGCATTCCTCCAACACTGCTGCTCGCCGGCCCTGCTCCGCCTGCCGCGGAATGGCAGGTGCGGCGGCAAGGCAGGCCCAATTGCCACGAGCACGCAGTCCGATGACCTGCGCGATGTCCCGGAGGCCTGTGCAGGATCGCCCGCCAAGCGCGCGCTCACATTGAAAGACGCAATCGCGCGGCAAATCCGGACAAATTTTCTTGCCAACCGGGGGTTTTGCGGACAAGTTTATGGCGCAAAATAAGAAATTCCCGCCGTGTTCCGCAAAACCGGCAGCGGTTGGGCACTGCTGTGGGGGTCTCGCCGCAAGGGTGTGCCCCTGCGAGGCAATCATCGACATTGCGCGGGCTTGGCGGTGGGAGCCGTTCGCTCCGCGCCATGCCGCGATGCGAAAAGGGACTGGCGACCTTGCTAGACGTGCAATCGGGCGAATTCGGATCAGGCCGGGCGAGCGACGGCGAAGACTTCGCCGGGTTGGCCGCCTATGCCTCGGACGAGCGGGAGCGCGCCGAAGCCCTTATCGCCGAACACTACGACACGCTCATCGGCATTGCCCGCGCCAAGCGCCGCCGCAACGGCCTCAACGACACCTTGAGCACCGTCGACCTGCTGCACGAAGCCTATGTCCGCATCGGCGGCGAAGCGCTGTTCGACGATGGCGCGCATTTCATTCGGGCAGCCAACCTTGCGATGCGCCACGTCATCATCGACCACGCGCGGCGCAAGCTGGCGGGGAAGCGCGGCGGGGGGCAAGGCGCCGTGACGCTCGACGAGCATTCGCCACTGTTCCCCGAATTCTCCGAAACGCCCGAGGAGCTGGTTGGCATTGCCCAGTTGCTGCGCGCTCTGGAGGCGTGCAACCCGCGCTGGCTCAAGGTGGTGGATGCGCGCTATTTCGGCGGCATGACCGAGGATGAGACCGCCAGTGTCCTAGGCGTGTCCGCGCGCACCATCCGCCGCGACTGGAGCGAGGCGCGCGAATGGCTGGCCGAGAGAATGGGACTCGCTGCGGGATGACCGGGAGCGCCTGACCGGGGGCGGCGGCTATTGGCCGCCCGCGCGCCGCTCGGCTTCGGCCGCGACCCAGGCTTCGGCCTGCGCCAGCCGCCAGGCATTGGGCATCCCGCGCTCGAGCCCCGCCTTGTTCGCGCGCGCCAGCGCCAGTTGCTTACGCGCGCCGGCGATATCGCCGCGCGTTGCCAGCAGGCGGGCCCGCGCCAGTTCGCCCATGGTCGGGGAATAGTCATTCCCGCGGGCGACGGCCTCCATTCGGGCAATCAGCGTTTCGGCGCCTGCCAGATCGCCATTGGCCACCAGCGCCGCAGCGTGAGCGCACGCGCCGTTGATCCAGCTTTTGGAGGTGTCGCTGCTGTAGCGGGCGATCATCTCCAGCCCGATGCGCGTGTCGTCCAGAGCGCCGGCACGGTCTCCGTCGGCAAGCTTCGCCTCGCCGCGCAGCATATGGGCAAAGCCGGTCATCACATTCTCGCCGATGGCCTCGCGCATCGTGCCGAGCACGATGTCGGCTTGCTTGCACGAGGCTGCGGACCGGTCCGCGAAATAGAGCTCGCTCGCTGCCAGGTTCACCCGCGCGGTGCCGAGATTGGCCTGATCGGCCAGCGGATTGGCCGCATCCGTGTTCACCGCTTCGCGATAGGCGGAAGTCGCGCCGACCCGGTCTCCGACGCCAAGGCGCGCACTGCCCAGCTGGTTCCAAAGGAACGCCCGGTAATGCGGCGCATCTTCGGTCTCCAGCGCGGCTTCGATCACATCGATGACGCGCTGCTGTGCTTCTGGCTTGTTGTTGGAACCTGCAAGAGCGCTGACGACCTGAACATGGTTGATCGAATTGGCATCGAAATTGTCGGACATTTCGCGGTCCAGCTCTTCAAGAATGGCGATTGCCTTTTCGCTCTGACCCGTTTCATCGTATGAACTTGCAAGGAAAACCCGTGCCAGATCGACCAGTCCTTCGGGGCCGTAGCCTTCGGAAATCCATGGCTCGAGAACCTCGATCGCCCTGCGCTCGTCCCGCCGCAGGGCAAAATGCATCCCCACCGCGTAGCTGATCGCCGCCGCGGTTCCGGGGGCGATGTCGCGATTGTCGTGCGCTTCGCGCCAACGCTCCATCAAGAGGCGCGATTCGCGTTCCACGTCGGCTTCGCTGGCTGTCAATCTGCGCAGCAGGTCGCCATAGGCATCCTTGGCCTCGTTCAATGCCTGGGCACGGTCGAGGAAGAATTCCGCGCGTGCCAGCTCCGTCCGGGCCTGCGCGGCTGCGGCCTCGGCCTCGCGGGCGAAATTGAGGCTCACCAGGATGCCTCCCACCAGCGCCGTAACGAAGGCCGCCGCGAGTGCGCTTGCCACGGGCGCGCCGCGAACAAACTTGCGCGCGCGATAGAGCGCGCCGCCTTGCCGGGCCGCGACCGGGCGATGTTCGAGGACGGCCGCGACGTCGGCTCCCAGCGCCTCGGCCGTGGCATAGCGATCCGAAGGGAGCGCGGCGGTTGCCCGCCGGATCACGGCGAGGAGGTCGGGATCGGCGATCGCGCCGACGTCCAATCGGACGCTGCGGTCGTCATTGCGCGCCGGCACGGCGCCGGTCAGAAGCTCGTGAAGGATGCAGCCGAGCGCGAAAATGTCGGTCTCGACCGTGGGCGGCTCGCCGCGCAGCTGTTCGGGCGCGGCGGTGGCCGCGGTATAACTCCCGCTGGGCGCATCCTCGCCCTCGGCCAGCGAGGCGATGCCGAAGTCGATGAGCCGCACCGCGCCGCTGGAATCGAGCAGCACGTTCTGGGCCTTGAGATCGCGGTGCAGGACCAGCCGGCCATGGGCGTGCGACACCGCCGAACACAGGGCGACGAACAGCCTCAGGCGATCCTTGCGCGGCAGGGCCGACGCCTGCGGCATGATCGGCTCGCCGTCGACCAGTTCCATCGTCATCCACGGGCGGCCATCGTCATGGGTTCCGCCGTCGATGATCCGGGCGATGCCGGGATGGTCCATTTCCGCGAGCCGCTGCCGCTCGGCGCCGAAGCGGCCCACGCGGACGGGATCGCTGTCATGGATGAGCTTGATCGCGACTGCCTGTTCATAGACGCCGTCGGCGCGCCTTGCGCGGTAGACCTGTCCCATCCCGCCGGTCGCGAGCGGCTCTTCCACCGCCCACGGGCCGAGCCGGACGCCCGTGGCCAGTGGCGGCGCCCTGCGGACCGCGCCTGCCGACGTCCGCATGAAAGTCCGTCCGCCGCCAGACGGGTTGTCCGATGTCGCCATGCGCTGCTCCGTGATCAAACACTCCAAGATTTTGTGACAAATGAGGAATTGCAACTCAAGGCCGCAAATACATTGCTGCGCCGCCGATTCCATGGCCAAACGTGGTCTGCTCGGGTGCTGAAATCGTTGGGACGTGTTCTTGCCCGATAAAGCGCGCCAGCAAAGCCGCGCACCACCGCAGCACTGCCCGATCGAATACAGGCTGCGCCGCCTCAAGCGACCACGATTCGGGCGCAAACCAGCTTGGCCACAACTACCGATCAATGTGGGTTCTTAGAGCGGGCGTCCTGACGGCAGACAGGCAGCCAACCACCCACTTCGCGACAAATCCACCTGGAAAGATACGAGAGCGGACATTCACCGAGGTCTGGCGGCTTCGCCTGCTTTCGGGAGCTGCGGGCGAAAGGGCGAATAGCCGAGATTAGGGCGAAAAACGCTCATCACTCAGGCAGCTCGGTCTGAATTCTCCAATGATTTGAGTGCCCATCTTTGTCCTCTATGGGGCACCACTTTTCAAGAATGGCGGAAAACCAGCGTTTTTGAGCACTCGGTAGAAAACGCTTGAGAATTTGGGGGCCGATGCCGGCAGCTGTCCGCCCCTAAGCTGCCGACAAAAGTTCGGTTAGCGAACGTCCGGAAAAGAGGTCGAAAGCCGACCAGCGACTTTTGGACAGTAAATTGGCAAACCAGTCAGACCTTTTTCAGGACACCCCCTACAGGCACCGTACGGCTCGGTTTGGGCGGTCACCGGTCATCCTGATCGTACGTAAGTCTGGTCAGCGACAGTCAATGGGAGGGCTGTTGCGGCGCGCAGGAATATTGCACCGCTTAGGGGCCGAGTTGCTCGTTCTCCTTCATTGCTGGCCCCTAGCGCTGCTATTGCAGACATGCCTGCCATGTGATGGGCGCTTCGTCAGAAGCGCCCGGTGAGTCGCGCCCAGACACCGCGTCCAGGACCTGGCAAGCGGTCGAACAGTGGGACGTCCGACGCCCCGAACCGGTTCCGGCCCGCAAGATGCGGCTGATAGAACTCGTCGAACAGGTTCTCCACTCCCGCCTCGAGGGCGAGCCCGTCGGCAATTCCATATCGTGCGAAAAGGCCAACGACTGCAAAGGAATCGCTTGGCTCTTCTTCATTGAATGCCGACACCTCGTTCTGGTCCGCAGCGGCGAAGAGTTCGGCGCCGAAGGAAAAGCCGTCGCCCCGGTATGCCGCCGACAGGCGCAGATTGGCGGGCGGTATTCGGTAAAGGTTGTCATCCGCATCGCGTCGCTTGCCCCTCACGAAGCTGGCCGTGCCACTGACTTCGATTCGATCGACCGGCCTTAGCGCGAAATCAAGATCGACCCCGAACAGCTCCGCGTCCACATTGCCGAAGCGAAGCGGCGTGGGATCGCCGTTCATGGAGGCGATCATCTCCACGGGGCTGTCGATCACACCGATGGTGTCGTCGAAGGGGACGCCCTGGATGAAGTCGTCGATGCGGCGGTAGAAGGCGGTCGGGCGCAGCGAGAAATCGCCCGTGTCAAGATCGAAGCCTATTTCGGCGATCCAGGCGGTTTCTGGCTCGAGATCGAGATTGCCAACGTAGATGTTGCCGTCCGCAAGACCAAAGCTCGCCTCTGTCGGCAGCCAACCGAACCTCTCAAGGAGGCTTGCCACGCGCTCCTTCCGGGCAAGCGTCATGCGCGGCGTGATGTCACCGAGCGGGAACCATGTCCGAAGAACCGCGTCCATGGTCGTTTGTCGCGTCTCGCGATCGGCGGCAGCGAAGGCAGCGGCGAGCCCGCGCGGCCCCATGGGCACGGCCGTTCCCACTTGCGGTGCGCCGGCCGATTGGTTCGTGCTGTCCACCCGCGCGCCAAGCTCGAACTCGACCTTGCCGGCCGCGCCGCGCCACTGGCCGAAGGCGCCGATCCGCTCCGCTTCGACATTGGGCTGCGATTCGAGAAAGAAGGCATCGTTAAACGGATTTGTGATGGTGACGAACTTGTCGGTCAGTTCGGTATCCGCTCCGATCTGGAAATAGGAATCGGGCTCGCCGAAACGCAAAGCAAGTTCTGCCGTGCTCGTATCGGCATCGGCGAATGTCGCCCGCGCACGATTGGGCGGGGCCACGGGATCGCGGGTGGTCTGATTGTCCATCAGGTGACGGATCGCGACATGTCCCAGCCTGAGCGTGAGTTGCACGTCCTGTGCAATCTCCCCTCGATAGCCCCCCTGGACGAAGTCTGTGTCGAAGAAGACGATGTCGAGAAAGAAAGGCGGGTTGCCGGTCGGGTCGGTTTCGCTGCGTCTGTATTCGAGGAAAAGCTCACCCGAACCGGTCTGAAAGCCAGCATGGGCGCCATAGAGATTACGCTCGAAGGACGTGCCGACGGCCGTGCCTCCGGGAAATTCGTAGTCCTCGCCCTCCTCCCGGCTGGCGATGACGCCGATGCGCCATTTCTCGTTCGACAGGCCGGCCATGCCGCCAAGGGCGTAGCTGTTGTCGACGCTGCGATACTGGCTGGTGAAGCGAAGGTCGGTCGACCAGCCGGCGCTCTCCGTAAAATCTGTCTCGAAAAGCTGCGCGTTGACCGCCCCGGCAAGCGAGGGTCCCTGCGAGACCGGGGCAACGCCCCGCGCCACGTCGATGCGCTCGACGAGGACGGAAGGCGCGTAATGGAAGGGCGGGTCCATCGCGTTCGGCCCGCCCGTTGCGAAGCGCTGACCGTTGACCCGTCCCAGCACTCGTTGCCCGGCGAGGCCGCGATAGGACAGTTGGCCAGACAGCGCGCCGTTGCCGAAGAACGCGCCGCCGGGCACGCGGGCGGCGATCGCAGTGGCATCGGCCGGGAGAGCGATCTGCTCGGGCATCGCGAGTTCATCAGTCGCGATCCTCTCGTCACGGCTGGCGCGCACGGCGCTCACCAAGATCGTGTCGGTGAGGATGGGATCGGCCGTCGGCCTGTCGGACTTCTCGCGCTCGTCCGTGTCCTGCGCGAGCGCGTGGTTGAGTGGGATGAATGAGAAGGAGGCGAGCAGAATCGCCCTGCCAAGCGTGTTGAATGCCATTGGTTATATCCGGAAAAAGGTGTGCGCCGTCTGCCGCTGGCAGATGGCCAGCGTCAGTGTCTGATCTCGTCGGGGTCAGGCGCTGAAGGGTGGCGCGCGCAAGGGAGGTCTGAGCCTCAGCAGGCGCTGTTCGGCACGCTCCCGATAAGCCGATGGTACCGGCGCGGCATCAACCCGAAGACGCTCCTCCTCCGGTTCGTGATCCGGTGCGAGACCCTGCGCTGTGAACCCTGCGAACGAGCAATCTCCAGCCTTCTGGCCTTTCGCAGGGTCGCCATGGGCCGGATCGGTATCGTGGCCCATGGCTGCATGCACCATGCGTTGTTCGTCGCCCATGCCACGCACGGCCATGCGCGCGATTGGATTGGTTTCAGGGCAGGCAGAAAGGCTGAACAGATGCGTCGAGGACGGCGCGATCATGTATCCGCGCGGGATCAGCATGCTGGCGATGAGCGCGAGCACCATCACCGCAAAGACCGCGAGTCTCCTCGTGGAGAAGGATGTCGAATTGGACCGCATGCGGCGCTGCGCTTAGTTCATGCGTTGGCGTTTGTCACGAACCATGGGGCTGAGGGCCTTGTGCAAGACTACTGTGGTCCAGGTCGAAAGCGGACATGACGCTTGTCGAGAAGCGCTCAATTGCCCATTCGCATGAACGTCTTCAAATCTGGCGACCGCGAAAACTCTCTACTTTCACGCGGAAAAAGAAAATGCGTCTGGGTCCATTTTGGGGCCGTTTCCAGTCGGTCTGTTGTCAGAGATGCGCACAACATCTGCCTGACCGCTCTGGTGACCACCAGGCTTGCTGGGAAAGGCTGATTCTGGGTGGTGAGCAGATGATCAATAAGCGAGAGGGCAGGCTTGGTCGACGAAGCGAATTGGGACTGATTGATCACTTTGTTGGGCCCAACAGCCAACATCTCGTTCCTCGCCCAGACCTCAACGCAAAGCTTAATGACACGCTCCTTTTGATCGGCTGACGGCGACGCTTACACTTCGGTTTCGAGCCAGATCTCCTTCCAGACGCCCGCCGCTTTTCCCGGATGCTTCACCGCTTTCGCTGCGGCGAGGTTGGCATCACGTCCCGAGCCATCCACAATCACGAGGCCCACCATTCCGAGACTTCGGTGGGGAAGGCAATGAAAGCCGTAGAAACCGGGTTTGTCGAAGGTGACGGTCACAGGCTTGCCAATGCTGCCGCGCCAGCCTTCGGCCCCTTCTGGCAGCATTCCGGGCGTCGAAAGACAGCTGTGCGAAGGATCCGCAGGCCTGAAAGTGACGGTATCGCCTGATGCAATACGCAGGATGCGGGGCGAAAAGGACATGTCACCGCCAGGGCGGCCCGTCATCTCCACGACGTGCCCTTGCGGTTGGGCGAAGAGCCGCGAACCTGACAATGCGAACGCGGCCGCGCTGCCGAGGATAGCGGCTCGTCGGTCAAGCATGTGCTGCTCCTGTTTCCTATCGGGAAAATGAAGGGACGCGCGGTGCAAGCGTAAGCGTGACCGCCGCGCGTCCAGCGCCGTTCGCTTACCGAAGATCGAAGCGGTCGAGCATCATCACCTTGTTCCACGCCTGCGCGAAGTCCTTGATGAAGCGCTCTTCGCCATCAGCATAGGCATAGACTTCCGCCACGGCGCGCAGCTCCGAATTGGAGCCGAACACCAAATCGACCTCGGTCGCCGTCCACTTTAGCTCACCGGTCTCGCGATCGCGGCCTTCGAAGACATATTCCTCGCCCTCGACCGGTGACCATTCGGTCCTCATGTCGAGCAGATTGACGAAAAAGTCGTTCGTGAGCGCCCCCGGCGTGT is part of the Erythrobacter litoralis genome and encodes:
- a CDS encoding ECF-type sigma factor, whose protein sequence is MPRCEKGLATLLDVQSGEFGSGRASDGEDFAGLAAYASDERERAEALIAEHYDTLIGIARAKRRRNGLNDTLSTVDLLHEAYVRIGGEALFDDGAHFIRAANLAMRHVIIDHARRKLAGKRGGGQGAVTLDEHSPLFPEFSETPEELVGIAQLLRALEACNPRWLKVVDARYFGGMTEDETASVLGVSARTIRRDWSEAREWLAERMGLAAG
- a CDS encoding serine/threonine-protein kinase, coding for MATSDNPSGGGRTFMRTSAGAVRRAPPLATGVRLGPWAVEEPLATGGMGQVYRARRADGVYEQAVAIKLIHDSDPVRVGRFGAERQRLAEMDHPGIARIIDGGTHDDGRPWMTMELVDGEPIMPQASALPRKDRLRLFVALCSAVSHAHGRLVLHRDLKAQNVLLDSSGAVRLIDFGIASLAEGEDAPSGSYTAATAAPEQLRGEPPTVETDIFALGCILHELLTGAVPARNDDRSVRLDVGAIADPDLLAVIRRATAALPSDRYATAEALGADVAAVLEHRPVAARQGGALYRARKFVRGAPVASALAAAFVTALVGGILVSLNFAREAEAAAAQARTELARAEFFLDRAQALNEAKDAYGDLLRRLTASEADVERESRLLMERWREAHDNRDIAPGTAAAISYAVGMHFALRRDERRAIEVLEPWISEGYGPEGLVDLARVFLASSYDETGQSEKAIAILEELDREMSDNFDANSINHVQVVSALAGSNNKPEAQQRVIDVIEAALETEDAPHYRAFLWNQLGSARLGVGDRVGATSAYREAVNTDAANPLADQANLGTARVNLAASELYFADRSAASCKQADIVLGTMREAIGENVMTGFAHMLRGEAKLADGDRAGALDDTRIGLEMIARYSSDTSKSWINGACAHAAALVANGDLAGAETLIARMEAVARGNDYSPTMGELARARLLATRGDIAGARKQLALARANKAGLERGMPNAWRLAQAEAWVAAEAERRAGGQ
- a CDS encoding TonB-dependent receptor; the protein is MAFNTLGRAILLASFSFIPLNHALAQDTDEREKSDRPTADPILTDTILVSAVRASRDERIATDELAMPEQIALPADATAIAARVPGGAFFGNGALSGQLSYRGLAGQRVLGRVNGQRFATGGPNAMDPPFHYAPSVLVERIDVARGVAPVSQGPSLAGAVNAQLFETDFTESAGWSTDLRFTSQYRSVDNSYALGGMAGLSNEKWRIGVIASREEGEDYEFPGGTAVGTSFERNLYGAHAGFQTGSGELFLEYRRSETDPTGNPPFFLDIVFFDTDFVQGGYRGEIAQDVQLTLRLGHVAIRHLMDNQTTRDPVAPPNRARATFADADTSTAELALRFGEPDSYFQIGADTELTDKFVTITNPFNDAFFLESQPNVEAERIGAFGQWRGAAGKVEFELGARVDSTNQSAGAPQVGTAVPMGPRGLAAAFAAADRETRQTTMDAVLRTWFPLGDITPRMTLARKERVASLLERFGWLPTEASFGLADGNIYVGNLDLEPETAWIAEIGFDLDTGDFSLRPTAFYRRIDDFIQGVPFDDTIGVIDSPVEMIASMNGDPTPLRFGNVDAELFGVDLDFALRPVDRIEVSGTASFVRGKRRDADDNLYRIPPANLRLSAAYRGDGFSFGAELFAAADQNEVSAFNEEEPSDSFAVVGLFARYGIADGLALEAGVENLFDEFYQPHLAGRNRFGASDVPLFDRLPGPGRGVWARLTGRF
- a CDS encoding DUF2946 family protein, whose amino-acid sequence is MRSNSTSFSTRRLAVFAVMVLALIASMLIPRGYMIAPSSTHLFSLSACPETNPIARMAVRGMGDEQRMVHAAMGHDTDPAHGDPAKGQKAGDCSFAGFTAQGLAPDHEPEEERLRVDAAPVPSAYRERAEQRLLRLRPPLRAPPFSA
- a CDS encoding pseudoazurin; amino-acid sequence: MTGRPGGDMSFSPRILRIASGDTVTFRPADPSHSCLSTPGMLPEGAEGWRGSIGKPVTVTFDKPGFYGFHCLPHRSLGMVGLVIVDGSGRDANLAAAKAVKHPGKAAGVWKEIWLETEV